Within Effusibacillus lacus, the genomic segment CGCAATCGAAACTGAAGATACTCAAACATGGGGAGACCTTACGAATTTCCGGCAAAGAGTGAGTTCTGACGATGAAGACCGGATTTCAGCTTTCAAGCTCCAATTCTTTTGACTGGTTGCCTTAAGATGGTTCGCAGTTTGGTTGGTGAAGTCCTACTCGCATTTGAAAGATAAATCTCATGATGGTAGCCATTTTCGGTGAGTTCTTCTGACTCCTGAGATCTTTCATCTTGCGGAGTTTTGATTGTCTTGTAATATTATTACATTCTGGTAAAATTATGTAGCAAAAAAGCCGAGTACTCAACCCGGCATTACTAACATCGGATAGGGGGAATAAAATTTAACTTCTTTCTATTCGACCACTGCCTGCGCAAAGTGTACATGCTCACACGCATAATAGCCGTCCGTTCGTCCCTGGAAATAGCGTTCTTGGATATCGGATGGGCTTAAGTTCTCATGGAGACGGTATCCTAAACTTGCGAGGTCTAATGCCAGCGTTGACGGGTCGAAGGTCGTTTTTATCGGCTCGCCAATTTTTCGTAAATCCTCCCGCATCTCTTGCATATGTGGAGCAGCTTCTTCTGGTTCAAAGTAATCGAAAATAATCGTACTACCTATAGGGGCAATATCGGTAATGGAACGCAGTGTTGCGAACACCTCGTCTTGGGTCAAGTACATGGTGACACCAAGCCAGCTAAAGAAGCTTTTGGTCTGCGGGTCGTACGATAATCCCTTGAGTGCCTCTGCCAGACTTTCTTTCGAGAAGTCCACCGGTATGAAGTGCAGGTTTGGCGGAATTTCCCATCCCAACTCAGCCAGTCGATTACGTTTAAAGGCTTGTGTGGCCGGGTGGTCAACCTCGAACACCTGAAGCTGCCCTAGCAAATCCGGACGACGAAAAGCAAAAGTATCCATCCCTGCCCCGAGTATCACATACTGCTGCATCCCTTGTTTTACAGCCTGTTCAAGGTTGTCCTCCGTATACCGTGAACGGCTAAGGACATTGGGTAACCCCATGGCTTGCAATAAGGACGCTAAGGTAGTCGTTTGGTCGGAGTACGACACAGTACCCTCGGGATCATTAAGCTGGAGAGCCCTAGTAAAACCTTGTTCAATGAGTACACGTCTCTCCTCCGGTATCAAACTATAGGCCAGAAAGTCATCAAAGATTTTGGGTGCATCATTCATGGCATGTAAGGCACGAATGTAGGCGGTCATTATTGCAGTAAGGCTAACTTGGTTTTCTTTCATCATATCCTCCTTTTTAGAGCGTAATCCTCTCAGAAATCCGAAGGGTTAGCATTCTAAAAA encodes:
- a CDS encoding class I SAM-dependent methyltransferase, coding for MKENQVSLTAIMTAYIRALHAMNDAPKIFDDFLAYSLIPEERRVLIEQGFTRALQLNDPEGTVSYSDQTTTLASLLQAMGLPNVLSRSRYTEDNLEQAVKQGMQQYVILGAGMDTFAFRRPDLLGQLQVFEVDHPATQAFKRNRLAELGWEIPPNLHFIPVDFSKESLAEALKGLSYDPQTKSFFSWLGVTMYLTQDEVFATLRSITDIAPIGSTIIFDYFEPEEAAPHMQEMREDLRKIGEPIKTTFDPSTLALDLASLGYRLHENLSPSDIQERYFQGRTDGYYACEHVHFAQAVVE